A single window of Meiothermus sp. DNA harbors:
- a CDS encoding PIG-L deacetylase family protein — translation MKRMLVFSAHAADFVWRAGGAIASVCAQGGTARVVALSYGERGESGELWKEPGQTLERVKATRHAEATQAAEALGASFECLDLGDYPLRVDEGALERLVEIIVETAPDLLLTHAEKDPFNPDHPVTYQAVEKARQLASGAGVASAFRTVRPPEFLLFEPHQPELCGFVPTLFLDITPVWEKKQKAMEAFASQGYLRQYYSERAAHRANHARRIAGYKDIERAEAFQRALPQVVRSL, via the coding sequence ATGAAGCGGATGCTGGTCTTTAGCGCCCACGCCGCCGACTTCGTCTGGCGGGCTGGGGGGGCCATCGCCAGCGTGTGCGCCCAGGGGGGCACGGCGCGGGTGGTGGCCCTGAGTTACGGAGAGCGGGGGGAGTCGGGGGAGCTTTGGAAGGAGCCGGGGCAGACCCTCGAGCGGGTCAAGGCTACCCGCCACGCCGAGGCCACCCAGGCCGCCGAGGCCCTGGGGGCCAGCTTTGAGTGCCTGGACTTAGGCGACTACCCCTTGCGGGTGGACGAAGGGGCCCTGGAGCGCCTGGTGGAGATCATCGTGGAGACCGCCCCCGACCTGCTGCTGACCCACGCCGAGAAGGACCCCTTCAACCCCGACCACCCGGTGACCTACCAAGCGGTGGAGAAGGCCCGCCAGCTGGCCAGCGGGGCCGGGGTGGCCAGCGCCTTCCGCACCGTGCGGCCCCCCGAGTTCTTGCTCTTCGAGCCCCACCAGCCCGAGCTGTGCGGCTTTGTGCCCACGCTTTTCCTGGACATCACTCCGGTCTGGGAGAAGAAGCAAAAGGCCATGGAGGCCTTCGCCTCGCAGGGCTATCTGCGCCAGTACTACAGCGAGCGGGCCGCCCACCGGGCCAACCACGCCCGCCGCATCGCCGGCTACAAGGACATCGAACGGGCCGAGGCCTTCCAGCGCGCGCTGCCCCAGGTGGTGAGGAGCCTATGA
- a CDS encoding M67 family metallopeptidase, which produces MLWVPQDCLEQTLVHLKTALPNEGVGLWAGRRGVVRQVWPLENVHPAPQAYYEANPQALLEALRCIEVAGLELLAIYHSHPLGPARPSESDRSQAFWRVPYVIFDMQTGEARAYSLPEGDEVAIQPERSRVTDLSRSG; this is translated from the coding sequence ATGCTGTGGGTGCCACAAGATTGTCTGGAGCAAACCCTGGTGCATCTCAAGACCGCCTTGCCCAACGAAGGCGTAGGGCTCTGGGCCGGCCGGCGCGGTGTGGTGAGGCAGGTCTGGCCGTTGGAAAATGTGCATCCGGCGCCCCAAGCGTACTACGAGGCCAATCCACAAGCCCTGCTCGAGGCGCTACGGTGCATTGAGGTAGCGGGCCTCGAGCTCCTAGCCATCTATCATTCACATCCTTTGGGCCCAGCGCGGCCCAGTGAAAGCGACCGCTCCCAAGCCTTTTGGCGGGTTCCTTATGTAATCTTCGACATGCAAACCGGTGAGGCGCGGGCCTATAGCTTGCCCGAAGGCGACGAGGTAGCCATACAACCCGAACGCTCGAGGGTGACAGACCTCAGCCGCAGCGGTTAG
- a CDS encoding FCD domain-containing protein: protein MALRLSVPMLTPEDFAELEGLYAQMEHYIRTQDIERLDTPHRAFHLRFVRAAGPRWVEEIGRLFDHAERYRLSFFQAHPERGQLRQAEHRAILDAAARRDVAATIARMARHYAHTALVVFSELQPGYVSARLNAVLEAVAPGALDEVQL from the coding sequence ATGGCCCTACGCCTCAGCGTGCCCATGCTCACACCGGAAGACTTCGCCGAGCTGGAGGGCCTCTACGCCCAGATGGAGCACTACATCCGCACCCAGGACATCGAGCGCCTGGACACCCCCCACCGGGCCTTTCACCTGCGCTTTGTGCGGGCGGCAGGCCCCCGCTGGGTGGAGGAGATCGGCCGGCTTTTCGACCACGCCGAGCGCTACCGCCTTTCGTTCTTCCAAGCCCACCCCGAACGGGGCCAGCTCCGCCAGGCCGAACACCGGGCCATCCTCGACGCCGCCGCCCGCCGCGACGTGGCCGCGACCATCGCCCGCATGGCCCGCCACTACGCCCACACCGCGCTGGTGGTCTTCAGCGAGCTCCAGCCCGGCTACGTATCGGCCCGGCTAAACGCCGTCCTGGAGGCGGTGGCGCCCGGGGCTTTGGACGAAGTTCAGCTCTAA
- a CDS encoding DUF2461 domain-containing protein, protein MLSNKQAYFKPELFAFLIELRFNNHRTWFQANKPRYEALVRQPFLRFIEDFAPRLGRISPDYIANARSLFRIQRDTRFSPHKAPYKTHVAAQFRHRLGQDVHLPGFYIHLEPDNCFLGAGMWMPEPENLRRIRLVIARQDPRWLRLRRQFELDGEGKLIRPPKGYSADHPLIEDLKQRSFTVSYPLTEDEVFSEKLPDKVEKVFGELLPLNQFLSEVLLLKVGE, encoded by the coding sequence GTGCTATCCAACAAACAAGCCTATTTTAAGCCGGAACTGTTTGCGTTCTTGATAGAGTTGCGCTTCAACAACCATCGCACTTGGTTTCAGGCCAACAAACCCCGCTACGAGGCCCTGGTTCGCCAGCCGTTTTTGCGCTTTATCGAGGATTTTGCTCCCCGCCTGGGGCGTATTAGCCCCGACTACATCGCCAATGCGCGTAGCCTTTTCCGCATCCAGCGCGATACCCGTTTTAGCCCCCACAAAGCGCCCTACAAGACCCATGTTGCTGCGCAATTTCGCCACCGACTGGGTCAGGACGTCCACCTGCCGGGGTTTTATATCCATCTGGAGCCCGACAACTGCTTTTTGGGGGCCGGGATGTGGATGCCTGAACCGGAAAACCTCCGGCGCATCCGACTTGTCATCGCGCGGCAAGACCCCCGTTGGCTACGGCTGCGCAGGCAATTTGAGCTGGATGGGGAGGGCAAACTAATCCGCCCGCCCAAGGGGTATAGCGCAGACCACCCCTTAATCGAAGACCTCAAACAGCGTAGTTTTACGGTTTCATACCCCCTCACAGAGGACGAGGTGTTTTCGGAGAAGTTACCGGATAAGGTGGAGAAGGTTTTTGGCGAGCTATTACCGCTTAACCAGTTTTTGAGCGAGGTATTGCTGTTGAAGGTAGGAGAATAG
- a CDS encoding NAD(P)-dependent oxidoreductase → MPLRVAVLGLGEAGAAIAQDLLDAGAEVVGYDPIPEKDVRGIRRASSEAEAAQGAEVVLSVNWARVALEVAHRVAPVLTPGQVFADLNTAAPALKRALCEVIAPTGALFADIALMSPVPGKGLRTPSLASGPGALAYAERLGPLGAVVEGVGEAPGDAATRKLLRSIFFKGLAAAVGEALEAARRLGLEAETRQNIGLAAAVGEALEAARRLGLEAETRQNIAQTLEEANAALIDRLEEGSRRHAVRRREEMLAAAALLEEVGLRPVMARATAAWLEELQQMERGRSAP, encoded by the coding sequence ATGCCCCTGCGGGTAGCCGTGCTGGGCTTGGGCGAGGCCGGGGCGGCCATCGCCCAAGACCTCCTTGACGCCGGGGCGGAGGTGGTGGGCTACGACCCCATCCCCGAGAAAGACGTGAGGGGAATCCGGCGCGCCTCCAGCGAGGCCGAAGCGGCCCAGGGGGCCGAGGTCGTGCTCAGCGTGAACTGGGCCCGGGTGGCGCTCGAGGTGGCCCACCGGGTGGCCCCGGTGCTCACCCCGGGCCAGGTCTTCGCCGACCTCAACACCGCGGCCCCGGCGCTCAAGCGGGCCCTCTGTGAAGTCATAGCCCCCACCGGGGCCCTCTTCGCCGACATCGCCCTGATGAGCCCGGTGCCGGGCAAGGGCCTGCGTACCCCCTCGCTGGCCTCGGGGCCGGGGGCTTTGGCCTACGCCGAGCGGCTGGGGCCTTTGGGCGCGGTGGTGGAGGGGGTGGGGGAGGCGCCGGGGGACGCCGCTACCCGCAAGCTCCTGCGCAGCATCTTCTTCAAAGGGCTCGCGGCGGCGGTGGGCGAGGCTTTGGAGGCGGCCCGGCGGCTTGGCCTCGAGGCCGAGACCCGCCAGAACATCGGGCTCGCGGCGGCGGTGGGCGAGGCTTTGGAGGCGGCCCGGCGGCTTGGCCTCGAGGCCGAGACCCGCCAGAACATCGCCCAGACCCTGGAAGAGGCCAACGCCGCGCTCATCGACCGCCTGGAGGAGGGCAGCCGGCGCCACGCCGTGCGGCGGCGGGAGGAGATGCTGGCCGCGGCGGCCTTGCTGGAGGAGGTGGGCCTGAGGCCGGTGATGGCCCGGGCTACGGCGGCGTGGCTGGAGGAGCTGCAGCAGATGGAGAGGGGCAGGTCGGCACCTTAG
- a CDS encoding MFS transporter gives MSVQPSSQAHPEVPIPPLVKKNTWLLAITQAINGAGMQLVPAFGAIQVVMLLGSATFAGLATSLLALARALTAYFVGRMTDRRGRKAGLYLGLWLSMVGALLIGTATLLGSFVLFCMGVLVFGTGVGAIQQMRVAAADMYPPSRRAEGLSLVVMGSLLGAGLSPLLVWLAERLSLALGTSEIALAWLLVPLLILPSFGLVWRIRPDPKQMALELERYYPAWALQGPAQTTPNLKHNHQTGVRVAAILSAVTVQGQMVMMMSMTALALKALDCSLSQISFSVALHVMGMFAFSWPLGRLADHIGRKPVVLAGLGVAGLGALLVGLGGGYWLITAGTFLVGLGWSGAFLASNTMLTDITPPTQRGQAIGVLDFWSNAVGMTLPILGGFIVEGFDLRVLGFFGALLMLVPLYRLARVQEQRPGDYR, from the coding sequence GTGTCCGTGCAGCCCAGCTCTCAAGCCCATCCCGAAGTTCCGATTCCCCCTCTAGTCAAGAAAAACACCTGGCTTTTAGCCATCACCCAGGCCATCAATGGAGCGGGTATGCAGCTGGTACCTGCTTTTGGTGCCATCCAGGTGGTAATGTTGCTGGGCAGCGCCACCTTCGCTGGGCTGGCTACCAGTTTGCTGGCATTGGCCCGGGCCCTGACCGCTTATTTTGTGGGCCGCATGACCGACCGCCGGGGCCGAAAAGCCGGGCTTTACTTGGGGTTGTGGCTGTCCATGGTGGGTGCTTTGTTGATCGGGACGGCCACCCTGCTTGGTTCTTTTGTGCTTTTCTGTATGGGTGTTTTGGTGTTTGGTACCGGGGTGGGAGCCATCCAACAGATGCGCGTAGCGGCTGCCGATATGTACCCTCCCAGCCGGCGGGCCGAGGGCCTTAGCCTGGTGGTCATGGGATCGCTACTGGGTGCGGGCCTTTCGCCGCTTTTGGTCTGGCTGGCCGAGCGCCTGAGCCTGGCCCTGGGAACAAGCGAAATTGCCCTGGCCTGGTTGCTGGTTCCGCTGCTGATACTTCCCAGCTTTGGGCTGGTGTGGAGGATTCGGCCCGACCCAAAGCAGATGGCCCTCGAGCTCGAACGCTACTATCCTGCCTGGGCCCTGCAAGGCCCCGCCCAAACCACTCCCAACCTAAAGCATAACCACCAAACCGGCGTCCGGGTTGCAGCGATTCTCTCGGCGGTGACGGTACAAGGCCAGATGGTGATGATGATGTCCATGACCGCCCTGGCCCTCAAGGCGTTGGACTGCAGTCTTTCGCAGATCTCCTTCTCGGTGGCTTTGCACGTGATGGGCATGTTTGCTTTTTCCTGGCCCCTTGGCCGGCTGGCCGACCATATCGGGCGCAAGCCGGTGGTTCTGGCCGGGCTGGGAGTAGCGGGCCTGGGGGCTCTTTTGGTGGGTTTGGGAGGGGGCTACTGGCTCATTACCGCCGGCACCTTTTTAGTGGGGCTGGGCTGGTCTGGGGCCTTCCTGGCTTCCAATACCATGCTGACCGATATCACCCCCCCTACTCAGCGCGGGCAGGCGATAGGGGTGCTCGATTTCTGGTCAAACGCCGTAGGTATGACCCTACCCATCCTGGGAGGCTTTATTGTCGAAGGGTTTGACCTGCGGGTCTTGGGCTTCTTTGGCGCTTTGTTGATGCTGGTACCGCTGTACCGCTTGGCCAGGGTGCAGGAGCAAAGGCCAGGAGACTACCGCTAA
- a CDS encoding serine/threonine-protein kinase has protein sequence MVVGLAGITLENRYKVIRPIARGALATVYLAFDVHGTPYALKVFPKGFEGRADREWKVGRQLKHPHINPVLARLSVPHDGTLSPAVLLAFAPGSRFSEWRKDHPQQVLGVFRHLLEALAHMHGQNLVHRDVKPDNLVVDGTGEARLVDFDLSGPQSERFSKKVRLGTIAYIAPEQIRGQSPSPASDMYSAGILLYWALSGELPFVGEPVEVMNAHLHLPPPPLVAAPDTGLVITAELQTYLDRLIAKDVSQRYPNAMEALRDLEAIRITQAF, from the coding sequence ATGGTTGTGGGGCTAGCCGGAATCACCTTGGAGAACCGTTACAAGGTCATTCGACCCATTGCCCGTGGGGCCTTGGCAACGGTGTATTTGGCTTTTGACGTACACGGCACCCCCTATGCACTAAAGGTATTCCCCAAAGGTTTTGAGGGGCGGGCCGACCGTGAATGGAAGGTGGGTCGGCAGCTTAAGCATCCCCACATCAATCCGGTACTTGCCCGGCTGAGCGTACCTCACGACGGCACCCTGAGCCCCGCGGTGTTGTTGGCGTTTGCTCCGGGTAGCCGCTTTTCTGAGTGGCGTAAAGACCATCCCCAGCAAGTGCTGGGGGTGTTCAGGCACCTGCTCGAGGCCCTGGCCCACATGCACGGTCAGAACCTGGTGCATCGCGACGTAAAACCCGATAATCTGGTAGTAGACGGCACCGGAGAAGCGCGTCTGGTGGATTTTGACCTTTCCGGGCCACAAAGCGAGCGTTTTAGCAAGAAGGTTCGCCTAGGAACCATTGCCTACATTGCTCCTGAACAAATCCGTGGACAATCCCCCAGCCCTGCATCCGACATGTACTCGGCGGGCATTCTACTCTACTGGGCCCTCTCGGGCGAGTTACCATTTGTAGGCGAGCCGGTGGAGGTCATGAACGCCCATCTCCACCTACCCCCCCCACCTTTGGTAGCAGCCCCCGATACCGGCTTGGTGATTACGGCGGAGCTACAAACATACCTGGACAGGCTCATCGCCAAGGACGTAAGCCAGCGCTACCCCAATGCAATGGAAGCCCTGCGCGACTTAGAAGCAATCAGAATTACGCAGGCTTTTTGA
- a CDS encoding patatin-like phospholipase family protein, with protein sequence MRGLVLSGGGARGLAHIGVLEVLEAQGFEAEVVAGTSMGAVVGALYASGKKPAEILEIARSTPWLRLLDLVPRPGLISQRGLRDFLAKHLPPRFERLSKKLVVTAVDLEAGKLAYFSEGDLPGAVLASAAYPGLVAPVLYEGRTYVDGGVLDNLPVDAARFMRAKYVLAVDVTPEMRLPGVPRSSIGQVRRAIDIMQNHLTAARRSLYPPELYIRPELPGIGIEQFGRLEEIVEAGRKAASQARLRL encoded by the coding sequence GTGCGTGGTCTGGTATTGTCGGGCGGAGGGGCCAGGGGCTTGGCGCATATCGGGGTACTCGAGGTTCTCGAGGCCCAAGGCTTTGAGGCCGAGGTGGTGGCCGGAACCAGCATGGGAGCCGTGGTGGGTGCGCTGTATGCCTCGGGCAAAAAGCCAGCGGAAATCCTCGAGATTGCCCGTTCGACGCCTTGGCTAAGACTGCTGGACTTGGTGCCAAGACCCGGCCTGATTTCCCAACGGGGGCTGCGGGACTTCCTGGCGAAACACCTACCCCCCCGCTTCGAGCGGCTATCCAAAAAACTGGTGGTGACGGCGGTAGATCTCGAGGCGGGCAAGCTGGCCTATTTTTCGGAGGGCGACCTGCCGGGGGCGGTGCTGGCCTCTGCGGCTTACCCAGGCCTGGTGGCTCCCGTTCTTTATGAAGGCCGCACCTATGTGGATGGGGGTGTGCTCGACAACCTGCCGGTGGACGCCGCCCGGTTCATGCGGGCCAAGTATGTGCTGGCGGTAGACGTTACTCCCGAAATGAGATTGCCGGGGGTGCCGCGTTCCTCCATCGGTCAGGTACGCCGGGCCATCGACATTATGCAAAACCACCTGACCGCGGCAAGGCGTTCGCTCTACCCACCCGAACTCTATATCCGCCCCGAACTTCCAGGGATTGGCATCGAGCAATTCGGTCGCCTGGAAGAAATTGTCGAAGCAGGTCGCAAAGCAGCCTCGCAGGCCCGGCTAAGGCTGTAG
- a CDS encoding molybdopterin-synthase adenylyltransferase MoeB — MWSKEELDRYARHIVLPGVGGAGQARLKQSSVLVVGAGGLGSPVLMYLAAAGVGRLGIVEMDRVALSNLQRQVLFDTEHIGQPKAEVARARLNGLNPHIEIHTHTLKLDSHNALEILAPYDLVVDCSDNFPTRYLVNDACVLLDKPLVYGAIHQFEGQLSVFHYQGGPCYRCLFPNPPQPGTVPNCSEAGVFGVLPGVIGSLMATEALKLLLGQGEVLSGKLLLYDGLQARFSHIRFSRRQDCLVCGDQPSVTTLQDYELFCGISV, encoded by the coding sequence ATGTGGAGTAAAGAAGAGCTCGATCGCTACGCCCGGCACATCGTGCTGCCCGGGGTGGGGGGAGCGGGCCAGGCCCGGCTAAAACAGAGCTCGGTGCTGGTAGTAGGCGCCGGTGGCCTGGGTTCGCCGGTTCTGATGTACCTGGCGGCTGCCGGCGTGGGCCGCCTGGGGATTGTAGAAATGGACAGGGTCGCGCTTTCGAACCTCCAACGGCAGGTGCTGTTCGATACCGAGCATATCGGGCAACCCAAGGCCGAAGTGGCCAGGGCGCGCCTAAATGGCCTCAACCCCCACATAGAGATACACACCCATACCCTCAAGCTCGATTCGCACAATGCCCTGGAGATTTTGGCCCCTTACGATCTGGTGGTAGATTGCTCCGACAATTTCCCCACCCGCTATCTGGTGAACGATGCTTGTGTATTGCTGGATAAGCCGCTGGTATACGGCGCCATTCACCAGTTTGAAGGCCAGCTTTCGGTGTTCCACTACCAAGGCGGGCCGTGCTATCGCTGTTTGTTCCCCAACCCACCCCAACCCGGAACCGTGCCGAACTGCTCCGAGGCCGGGGTGTTTGGGGTTCTCCCTGGGGTGATCGGCAGCTTAATGGCTACCGAGGCGCTCAAGCTTTTGCTAGGCCAAGGCGAAGTGCTCTCGGGCAAACTGCTGCTCTACGACGGGCTGCAAGCCCGCTTTAGCCACATCCGGTTTTCGCGGCGGCAAGACTGCTTGGTGTGTGGCGACCAACCCAGTGTAACTACACTGCAAGATTATGAGCTGTTCTGCGGTATTTCGGTGTAA
- a CDS encoding TlpA disulfide reductase family protein: MEATPKRLSPALQLGLVGLIVLGLAVLALLSSPPRHTGDLPQAPLVRLDGSTVLLQSGKPLVLTVWATWCTYCQRQLPEFEQMARQRSDVQFAFVNDGEPAQLVRQFHDTRGFASAVVYQDVLRTVSKSLRVNGYPSNFFFNSKGKLVGEVRGYMSPEQLQAALAQLN; this comes from the coding sequence ATGGAAGCGACCCCCAAAAGACTATCCCCCGCCTTGCAACTGGGTTTGGTGGGGCTTATTGTGCTCGGCTTAGCTGTACTGGCCCTGCTTTCATCGCCGCCTCGGCACACCGGAGATCTGCCGCAAGCCCCGCTCGTTCGTCTGGACGGTAGCACGGTGCTACTGCAGAGCGGCAAACCCCTCGTACTCACGGTCTGGGCTACTTGGTGTACTTACTGCCAGCGGCAGTTGCCCGAGTTCGAGCAGATGGCCCGACAGCGTTCCGATGTGCAGTTTGCTTTTGTAAACGATGGCGAGCCTGCCCAGTTGGTGAGGCAGTTTCACGACACCCGGGGGTTCGCCAGCGCGGTGGTCTACCAAGATGTGCTTCGCACGGTTTCCAAGTCGCTGCGCGTAAACGGGTATCCTTCCAACTTCTTTTTTAATTCCAAGGGCAAGCTGGTCGGGGAAGTACGGGGCTACATGAGTCCGGAGCAACTCCAGGCGGCTCTGGCCCAGCTCAATTAG
- a CDS encoding citrate synthase/methylcitrate synthase gives MSATVAIARGLEDVIFTESSLCFIDGDQGRLYYAGYKIQDLAEYATFEEVTYLLLHGHLPNKAELKAFSAKLASLRALPPSIIKQIKQFPRNAHPMSMLRTAVSELGMVDETEADVSPEALYQKSLSLIAKFATIVAATKRHREGQKILSPRKGLSHAANFLYMSNGKVPNKEETKLMDVALILQAEHGFNASTFTAIATYSTQTDIYSSIVAAVGALKGPRHGGANEAVMKMIAEIGAPENVSAWLADLQAKKGRVMGMGHRVYKSYDPRAGVLDKYAGEVAAKHGHSKEYAILKELERQAGAIYNPKGIYPNVDFYSGVVYSDLGYPLEFFTPIFAVARISGWCAHILEYTKVDNRLLRPDSHYTGKLDLPYIPLSKR, from the coding sequence ATGAGCGCGACTGTAGCGATTGCCAGAGGTTTGGAAGACGTAATCTTTACCGAAAGCAGCCTGTGCTTTATTGATGGCGACCAGGGCCGGCTGTATTACGCCGGCTATAAAATTCAAGACCTCGCCGAATATGCCACCTTCGAGGAAGTTACCTACCTACTCTTACACGGCCACCTACCCAATAAGGCCGAGCTAAAGGCCTTTAGTGCCAAGCTGGCCTCTCTCCGGGCACTACCCCCCTCCATCATCAAGCAGATTAAACAGTTCCCCCGCAATGCCCATCCCATGTCCATGCTGCGCACGGCGGTCAGTGAGCTGGGTATGGTAGACGAGACCGAAGCAGACGTGTCCCCCGAGGCCCTCTACCAGAAATCGCTCTCCCTTATCGCCAAGTTTGCCACCATCGTAGCAGCTACCAAACGCCACCGCGAAGGGCAAAAAATTCTTTCCCCCCGCAAAGGCTTGTCCCATGCAGCCAATTTCCTCTACATGTCGAATGGTAAGGTGCCTAACAAAGAGGAAACCAAACTGATGGATGTGGCCCTGATTTTGCAGGCCGAGCATGGTTTTAATGCCTCTACCTTCACCGCGATTGCCACCTATTCGACCCAGACCGATATCTACAGCTCTATTGTGGCGGCGGTGGGCGCCCTTAAGGGGCCTCGTCACGGCGGAGCCAACGAAGCCGTGATGAAGATGATTGCCGAAATTGGCGCTCCCGAGAACGTATCGGCCTGGCTGGCCGACCTGCAAGCCAAAAAGGGCCGGGTGATGGGCATGGGCCACCGGGTCTATAAGTCCTACGACCCCAGGGCGGGTGTGCTCGATAAGTACGCCGGCGAAGTAGCAGCCAAACACGGGCATAGCAAGGAATATGCCATTCTGAAGGAACTTGAACGGCAGGCCGGAGCCATTTACAACCCCAAGGGCATCTATCCCAATGTAGATTTCTATTCCGGCGTGGTCTACTCCGATCTGGGCTATCCCCTCGAGTTCTTCACCCCCATCTTTGCCGTGGCCCGCATCTCGGGCTGGTGTGCCCATATCCTCGAGTACACCAAAGTAGACAACCGCCTGCTACGCCCCGACTCGCACTACACCGGCAAGCTGGATCTGCCCTACATACCCCTTTCTAAGCGCTAG
- a CDS encoding 4-carboxy-4-hydroxy-2-oxoadipate aldolase/oxaloacetate decarboxylase, whose translation MSLSPDELQTLARLGVATVYEASGREGLVDLPLLQLVPGSRVAGPALTVLCAQNDNLMVHAAMAAVRPGEVLVFAMPEPAPVALVGELLATQAQAQRASGMLVDAAVRDAEELSQMGLPIWARYVRARGAERKSLGQIGVPLRVGGALIRTGDILVLDADGAVVVAQERAREVLEAAQARAQREEGLRGRFRAGELSIDLYGLREQVASALAREEA comes from the coding sequence ATGAGCCTGAGCCCGGACGAACTGCAAACCCTGGCCCGGCTGGGGGTGGCCACGGTCTACGAGGCCTCGGGGCGGGAGGGGCTGGTGGATCTGCCCCTCCTCCAGCTCGTGCCCGGCAGCCGGGTAGCGGGGCCGGCCCTGACGGTGCTTTGCGCCCAGAACGACAACCTGATGGTGCACGCGGCCATGGCCGCGGTGCGGCCCGGCGAGGTGCTGGTCTTCGCCATGCCCGAGCCCGCCCCGGTGGCGTTGGTGGGCGAGCTTTTGGCCACCCAGGCCCAGGCCCAAAGGGCCAGCGGGATGCTGGTGGACGCCGCGGTGCGCGACGCCGAGGAGCTTTCCCAGATGGGCCTGCCGATCTGGGCCCGCTACGTGCGGGCCCGGGGGGCCGAGCGCAAATCGCTGGGGCAGATCGGGGTGCCGCTGCGGGTGGGCGGGGCCCTCATCCGCACCGGCGACATCCTGGTGCTGGACGCCGATGGGGCGGTGGTGGTGGCCCAGGAGCGGGCCAGGGAGGTGCTCGAGGCCGCCCAAGCCCGCGCCCAGCGGGAAGAGGGCCTGCGCGGGCGCTTCCGGGCCGGGGAGCTTTCCATCGACCTTTATGGCCTGCGCGAGCAGGTGGCCTCCGCGCTGGCTCGAGAGGAGGCCTGA